From a single Papaver somniferum cultivar HN1 unplaced genomic scaffold, ASM357369v1 unplaced-scaffold_19, whole genome shotgun sequence genomic region:
- the LOC113338744 gene encoding uncharacterized serine-rich protein C215.13-like, producing MNRSFRAEDSRMQASIQRIQQGMRNQNATKDKDEELSLFLELKKREKERNNQLLIHNSEEFDAPLDSKLGNSPIFKIVQPAPARKTSADDFVNSDNDKDDYDWLMTPPGTPLFPSLEMESQKTVMSQLGTPNVRPAAPKSRLANPQSEPPPRSNLASRQPTLSTGLNTSSTNIHRPSSSGGRSTASRPGTPTGRPTLSSIPKQPSRASRPATPTSRATLPSSKTTAPPSRSSTASARSSTPTSRSTTPAARSSAPSARSSTPTARSSAPSARSSTPTARSSTPSAVSSAPSARSSTPSARSSTPSARPSAASARSSTPTRPTVPASKTTSRTATPTRRPSTPSNVPSLSSLTRSSSAIKSGPTVTRNPVPSSGSAPVMKSRPWKPSDMPGYSHDAPPNLRTSMPARPVSASRGRPGGPSAGPATDIGSNGRPRRQSCSPSRGRVPNGSVHNRSSVPASSRAYANGNDHVNPVLMGTQMVERVVNMRKLNPPKPDDPRSAHNNSTGKSSSSLDSSGFGRSLSKKSLDMAMRHMDIRQRVPGSLRPLMTNIPASSMYSVRSGPARSRTVSVSDSPLATSSNCSSEQSINNTTLILDICDMEDDGLSSDRGGRSSPISHLAGE from the exons ATGAATCGAAGTTTTAGGGCAGAGGATTCGCGAATGCAAGCTTCAATACAGAGGATACAACAAGGGATGAGGAATCAAAATGCTACGAAAGATAAAGACGAAGAACTTTCTTTGTTTCTCGAATTGAAAAAACGCGAAAAGGAAAGAAATAATCAGCTTCTTATTCATAACTCTGAAGAATTTGATGCTCCATTAG ACTCTAAACTGGGCAATTCTCCCATATTCAAGATTGTACAACCTGCTCCTGCACGTAAAACAAGTGCTGATGATTTCGTAAATTCGGACAATGATAAAGATGATTATGACTG gttgaTGACACCCCCTGGCACTCCTCTTTTTCCTTCGCTGGAGATGGAATCACAAAAAACAGTTATGAGTCAACTGGGAACTCCAAATGTCCGTCCTGCTGCACCAAAGTCCAGG TTAGCAAATCCTCAGTCCGAGCCTCCTCCAAGGAGCAATTTAGCATCTAGGCAGCCGACTTTGTCTACCGGGTTGAACACTTCGAGTACAAATATTCACAGACCTTCATCATCCGGGGGTCGTTCAACTGCTTCTAGACCTGGAACTCCAACTGGACGCCCCACATTATCTTCCATACCTAAGCAGCCTTCAAGAGCTTCTAGGCCTGCGACTCCAACTTCAAGAGCCACCTTACCTTCTTCCAAAACCACGGCTCCTCCATCAAGATCGTCAACAGCTTCTGCAAGATCTTCAACACCTACCTCCAGATCGACAACACCTGCTGCAAGATCTTCAGCACCTTCTGCGAGATCTTCAACACCTACTGCAAGATCTTCAGCACCTTCTGCGAGATCTTCAACACCTACTGCAAGATCTTCAACACCTTCCGCAGTATCTTCAGCACCATCTGCAAGGTCTTCCACACCTTCTGCAAGATCTTCAACACCTTCTGCAAGACCTTCAGCTGCTTCTGCAAGATCTTCGACACCAACCAGACCCACTGTACCTGCTTCAAAGACCACATCAAGGACAGCAACTCCAACTAGGCGACCATCAACCCCATCAAATGTTCCGAGTTTGTCTAGTCTTACTCGCTCTTCTTCAGCGATCAAATCAGGACCCACAGTAACGAGAAATCCTGTTCCATCATCTGGTAGTGCTCCAGTTATGAAATCTAGACCCTGGAAACCTTCAGACATGCCTGGGTATTCTCACGACGCTCCGCCAAACTTGCGGACATCAATGCCCGCAAGACCAGTTTCTGCCTCCAGGGGTAGACCTGGAGGTCCGAGTGCTGGACCCGCTACAGATATTGGTTCTAATGGAAGACCTAGAAGACAATCATGCTCTCCTTCAAGAGGCCGAGTTCCAAATGGCAGTGTTCACAACAGAAGTTCTGTTCCAGCATCTAGCCGAGCATACGCTAATGGTAATGACCATGTGAATCCTGTTCTGATGGGAACTCAGATGGTTGAAAGAGTTGTAAACATGCGAAAATTGAATCCGCCAAAGCCGGACGACCCACGTTCTGCTCATAACAATTCCACAGGAAAATCATCTTCATCCCTGGACAGCTCAGGCTTTGGGAGATCTCTTTCAAAGAAATCCTTGGATATGGCGATGAGGcatatg GACATAAGACAACGTGTTCCAGGTAGCCTACGTCCATTGATGACAAATATTCCAGCTTCTTCCATGTATAGTGTGAGATCCGGACCAGCAAGAAGCAGGACTGTGAGTGTGTCGGACTCCCCACTTGCCACAAGCAGCAACTGCAGTTCTGAGCAAAGCATCAATAACACCACTTTAATTCTGGACATCTGCGATATGGAAGACGATGGTCTAAGCAGTGACAGAGGAGGTAGGTCTTCCCCCATTAGTCACCTGGCAGGTGAATGA